A portion of the Macaca mulatta isolate MMU2019108-1 chromosome 2, T2T-MMU8v2.0, whole genome shotgun sequence genome contains these proteins:
- the HYAL1 gene encoding hyaluronidase-1 isoform X5: MRPFSPKDILAAIPAPDFSGLAVIDWEAWRPRWAFNWDTKDIYRQRSRALVQAQHPDWPVTQVEAVAQDQFQGAARAWMAGTLQLGRALRPRGLWGFYGFPDCYNYDFLSPNYTGQCPSGIRAQNDQLGWLWGQSRALYPSIYMPAVLEGTGKSQMYVQHRVAEAFRVAVAAGDPNLPVLPYVQIFYDMTNHFLPLDELEHSLGESAAQGAAGVVLWVSWENTRTKESCQAIKEYMDTTLGPFILNVTSGALLCSQALCSSHGRCVRRPSHPKALLILNPASFSIQLTPDGGPLSLRGALSLEDQAQMAVEFKCRCYPGWQGPWCEQKSMW; this comes from the exons ATGAGGCCCTTCAGCCCCAAG GACATCCTGGCTGCCATACCTGCTCCTGACTTCTCAGGGCTGGCAGTCATCGACTGGGAGGCATGGCGCCCACGCTGGGCCTTCAACTGGGACACCAAGGACATTTACCGGCAGCGCTCACGGGCTCTGGTACAGGCGCAGCACCCTGATTGGCCAGTTACTCAGGTGGAGGCAGTAGCCCAGGACCAGTTCCAGGGAGCTGCACGGGCCTGGATGGCAGGCACCCTCCAGCTGGGGCGGGCACTGCGTCCTCGCGGCCTCTGGGGCTTCTATGGCTTCCCTGACTGCTACAACTATGACTTTCTAAGCCCTAACTACACCGGCCAGTGCCCATCAGGCATCCGTGCCCAAAATGACCAGCTAGGGTGGCTGTGGGGCCAGAGTCGTGCCCTCTACCCCAGCATCTACATGCCCGCAGTGCTGGAGGGCACAGGGAAGTCACAGATGTATGTGCAGCACCGTGTGGCTGAGGCATTCCGTGTGGCTGTGGCTGCTGGTGACCCCAATCTGCCAGTGCTGCCCTATGTCCAGATCTTCTATGACATGACAAACCACTTTCTGCCCCTG GATGAGCTGGAGCACAGCCTGGGGGAGAGTGCGGCCCAGGGGGCAGCTGGAGTGGTGCTCTGGGTGAGCTGGGAAAATACAAGAACCAAG GAATCATGTCAGGCCATCAAGGAGTATATGGACACTACCCTGGGGCCCTTCATCCTGAATGTGACCAGTGGGGCACTTCTCTGCAGTCAAGCCCTGTGCTCCAGCCATGGCCGCTGTGTCCGCCGCCCCAGCCACCCTAAAGCCCTCCTCATTCTTAACCCTGCCAGTTTCTCCATCCAGCTCACGCCTGATGGTGGACCCCTGAGCCTGCGGGGTGCCCTCTCACTTGAAGATCAGGCACAGATGGCCGTGGAGTTCAAATGTCGATGCTACCCTGGCTGGCAGGGACCGTGGTGTGAGCAGAAGAGCATGTGGTGA
- the HYAL1 gene encoding hyaluronidase-1 isoform X1 has protein sequence MRPFSPKVVLDHSRAMAAHLLPICTLFLTLLDMAQGSRGPLLPNRPFATVWNANTQWCLERHSVDVDVSIFDVVANPGQTFRGPDMTIFYSSQLGTYPYYTPTGEPVFGGLPQNASLIAHLARTFQDILAAIPAPDFSGLAVIDWEAWRPRWAFNWDTKDIYRQRSRALVQAQHPDWPVTQVEAVAQDQFQGAARAWMAGTLQLGRALRPRGLWGFYGFPDCYNYDFLSPNYTGQCPSGIRAQNDQLGWLWGQSRALYPSIYMPAVLEGTGKSQMYVQHRVAEAFRVAVAAGDPNLPVLPYVQIFYDMTNHFLPLDELEHSLGESAAQGAAGVVLWVSWENTRTKESCQAIKEYMDTTLGPFILNVTSGALLCSQALCSSHGRCVRRPSHPKALLILNPASFSIQLTPDGGPLSLRGALSLEDQAQMAVEFKCRCYPGWQGPWCEQKSMW, from the exons ATGAGGCCCTTCAGCCCCAAG GTTGTCCTCGACCACTCCCGTGCCATGGCAGCCCACCTGCTTCCCATCTGCACCCTCTTCCTGACCTTACTTGATATGGCCCAAGGCTCTAGGGGCCCCTTGCTACCCAACCGGCCCTTCGCCACCGTCTGGAATGCAAACACCCAGTGGTGCTTGGAGAGGCACAGCGTGGACGTGGATGTCAGTATCTTCGATGTGGTAGCCAACCCAGGGCAGACCTTCCGTGGCCCTGACATGACAATTTTCTATAGCTCTCAGCTGGGCACCTATCCCTACTACACGCCCACTGGGGAGCCTGTGTTTGGTGGTCTGCCCCAGAATGCCAGCCTGATTGCCCACCTGGCCCGCACATTCCAGGACATCCTGGCTGCCATACCTGCTCCTGACTTCTCAGGGCTGGCAGTCATCGACTGGGAGGCATGGCGCCCACGCTGGGCCTTCAACTGGGACACCAAGGACATTTACCGGCAGCGCTCACGGGCTCTGGTACAGGCGCAGCACCCTGATTGGCCAGTTACTCAGGTGGAGGCAGTAGCCCAGGACCAGTTCCAGGGAGCTGCACGGGCCTGGATGGCAGGCACCCTCCAGCTGGGGCGGGCACTGCGTCCTCGCGGCCTCTGGGGCTTCTATGGCTTCCCTGACTGCTACAACTATGACTTTCTAAGCCCTAACTACACCGGCCAGTGCCCATCAGGCATCCGTGCCCAAAATGACCAGCTAGGGTGGCTGTGGGGCCAGAGTCGTGCCCTCTACCCCAGCATCTACATGCCCGCAGTGCTGGAGGGCACAGGGAAGTCACAGATGTATGTGCAGCACCGTGTGGCTGAGGCATTCCGTGTGGCTGTGGCTGCTGGTGACCCCAATCTGCCAGTGCTGCCCTATGTCCAGATCTTCTATGACATGACAAACCACTTTCTGCCCCTG GATGAGCTGGAGCACAGCCTGGGGGAGAGTGCGGCCCAGGGGGCAGCTGGAGTGGTGCTCTGGGTGAGCTGGGAAAATACAAGAACCAAG GAATCATGTCAGGCCATCAAGGAGTATATGGACACTACCCTGGGGCCCTTCATCCTGAATGTGACCAGTGGGGCACTTCTCTGCAGTCAAGCCCTGTGCTCCAGCCATGGCCGCTGTGTCCGCCGCCCCAGCCACCCTAAAGCCCTCCTCATTCTTAACCCTGCCAGTTTCTCCATCCAGCTCACGCCTGATGGTGGACCCCTGAGCCTGCGGGGTGCCCTCTCACTTGAAGATCAGGCACAGATGGCCGTGGAGTTCAAATGTCGATGCTACCCTGGCTGGCAGGGACCGTGGTGTGAGCAGAAGAGCATGTGGTGA
- the HYAL1 gene encoding hyaluronidase-1 isoform X6, with protein MYVQHRVAEAFRVAVAAGDPNLPVLPYVQIFYDMTNHFLPLDELEHSLGESAAQGAAGVVLWVSWENTRTKESCQAIKEYMDTTLGPFILNVTSGALLCSQALCSSHGRCVRRPSHPKALLILNPASFSIQLTPDGGPLSLRGALSLEDQAQMAVEFKCRCYPGWQGPWCEQKSMW; from the exons ATGTATGTGCAGCACCGTGTGGCTGAGGCATTCCGTGTGGCTGTGGCTGCTGGTGACCCCAATCTGCCAGTGCTGCCCTATGTCCAGATCTTCTATGACATGACAAACCACTTTCTGCCCCTG GATGAGCTGGAGCACAGCCTGGGGGAGAGTGCGGCCCAGGGGGCAGCTGGAGTGGTGCTCTGGGTGAGCTGGGAAAATACAAGAACCAAG GAATCATGTCAGGCCATCAAGGAGTATATGGACACTACCCTGGGGCCCTTCATCCTGAATGTGACCAGTGGGGCACTTCTCTGCAGTCAAGCCCTGTGCTCCAGCCATGGCCGCTGTGTCCGCCGCCCCAGCCACCCTAAAGCCCTCCTCATTCTTAACCCTGCCAGTTTCTCCATCCAGCTCACGCCTGATGGTGGACCCCTGAGCCTGCGGGGTGCCCTCTCACTTGAAGATCAGGCACAGATGGCCGTGGAGTTCAAATGTCGATGCTACCCTGGCTGGCAGGGACCGTGGTGTGAGCAGAAGAGCATGTGGTGA
- the HYAL1 gene encoding hyaluronidase-1 isoform X4, which produces MAAHLLPICTLFLTLLDMAQGSRGPLLPNRPFATVWNANTQWCLERHSVDVDVSIFDVVANPGQTFRGPDMTIFYSSQLGTYPYYTPTGEPVFGGLPQNASLIAHLARTFQDILAAIPAPDFSGLAVIDWEAWRPRWAFNWDTKDIYRQRSRALVQAQHPDWPVTQVEAVAQDQFQGAARAWMAGTLQLGRALRPRGLWGFYGFPDCYNYDFLSPNYTGQCPSGIRAQNDQLGWLWGQSRALYPSIYMPAVLEGTGKSQMYVQHRVAEAFRVAVAAGDPNLPVLPYVQIFYDMTNHFLPLESCQAIKEYMDTTLGPFILNVTSGALLCSQALCSSHGRCVRRPSHPKALLILNPASFSIQLTPDGGPLSLRGALSLEDQAQMAVEFKCRCYPGWQGPWCEQKSMW; this is translated from the exons ATGGCAGCCCACCTGCTTCCCATCTGCACCCTCTTCCTGACCTTACTTGATATGGCCCAAGGCTCTAGGGGCCCCTTGCTACCCAACCGGCCCTTCGCCACCGTCTGGAATGCAAACACCCAGTGGTGCTTGGAGAGGCACAGCGTGGACGTGGATGTCAGTATCTTCGATGTGGTAGCCAACCCAGGGCAGACCTTCCGTGGCCCTGACATGACAATTTTCTATAGCTCTCAGCTGGGCACCTATCCCTACTACACGCCCACTGGGGAGCCTGTGTTTGGTGGTCTGCCCCAGAATGCCAGCCTGATTGCCCACCTGGCCCGCACATTCCAGGACATCCTGGCTGCCATACCTGCTCCTGACTTCTCAGGGCTGGCAGTCATCGACTGGGAGGCATGGCGCCCACGCTGGGCCTTCAACTGGGACACCAAGGACATTTACCGGCAGCGCTCACGGGCTCTGGTACAGGCGCAGCACCCTGATTGGCCAGTTACTCAGGTGGAGGCAGTAGCCCAGGACCAGTTCCAGGGAGCTGCACGGGCCTGGATGGCAGGCACCCTCCAGCTGGGGCGGGCACTGCGTCCTCGCGGCCTCTGGGGCTTCTATGGCTTCCCTGACTGCTACAACTATGACTTTCTAAGCCCTAACTACACCGGCCAGTGCCCATCAGGCATCCGTGCCCAAAATGACCAGCTAGGGTGGCTGTGGGGCCAGAGTCGTGCCCTCTACCCCAGCATCTACATGCCCGCAGTGCTGGAGGGCACAGGGAAGTCACAGATGTATGTGCAGCACCGTGTGGCTGAGGCATTCCGTGTGGCTGTGGCTGCTGGTGACCCCAATCTGCCAGTGCTGCCCTATGTCCAGATCTTCTATGACATGACAAACCACTTTCTGCCCCTG GAATCATGTCAGGCCATCAAGGAGTATATGGACACTACCCTGGGGCCCTTCATCCTGAATGTGACCAGTGGGGCACTTCTCTGCAGTCAAGCCCTGTGCTCCAGCCATGGCCGCTGTGTCCGCCGCCCCAGCCACCCTAAAGCCCTCCTCATTCTTAACCCTGCCAGTTTCTCCATCCAGCTCACGCCTGATGGTGGACCCCTGAGCCTGCGGGGTGCCCTCTCACTTGAAGATCAGGCACAGATGGCCGTGGAGTTCAAATGTCGATGCTACCCTGGCTGGCAGGGACCGTGGTGTGAGCAGAAGAGCATGTGGTGA
- the HYAL1 gene encoding hyaluronidase-1 isoform X2 — protein sequence MAAHLLPICTLFLTLLDMAQGSRGPLLPNRPFATVWNANTQWCLERHSVDVDVSIFDVVANPGQTFRGPDMTIFYSSQLGTYPYYTPTGEPVFGGLPQNASLIAHLARTFQDILAAIPAPDFSGLAVIDWEAWRPRWAFNWDTKDIYRQRSRALVQAQHPDWPVTQVEAVAQDQFQGAARAWMAGTLQLGRALRPRGLWGFYGFPDCYNYDFLSPNYTGQCPSGIRAQNDQLGWLWGQSRALYPSIYMPAVLEGTGKSQMYVQHRVAEAFRVAVAAGDPNLPVLPYVQIFYDMTNHFLPLDELEHSLGESAAQGAAGVVLWVSWENTRTKESCQAIKEYMDTTLGPFILNVTSGALLCSQALCSSHGRCVRRPSHPKALLILNPASFSIQLTPDGGPLSLRGALSLEDQAQMAVEFKCRCYPGWQGPWCEQKSMW from the exons ATGGCAGCCCACCTGCTTCCCATCTGCACCCTCTTCCTGACCTTACTTGATATGGCCCAAGGCTCTAGGGGCCCCTTGCTACCCAACCGGCCCTTCGCCACCGTCTGGAATGCAAACACCCAGTGGTGCTTGGAGAGGCACAGCGTGGACGTGGATGTCAGTATCTTCGATGTGGTAGCCAACCCAGGGCAGACCTTCCGTGGCCCTGACATGACAATTTTCTATAGCTCTCAGCTGGGCACCTATCCCTACTACACGCCCACTGGGGAGCCTGTGTTTGGTGGTCTGCCCCAGAATGCCAGCCTGATTGCCCACCTGGCCCGCACATTCCAGGACATCCTGGCTGCCATACCTGCTCCTGACTTCTCAGGGCTGGCAGTCATCGACTGGGAGGCATGGCGCCCACGCTGGGCCTTCAACTGGGACACCAAGGACATTTACCGGCAGCGCTCACGGGCTCTGGTACAGGCGCAGCACCCTGATTGGCCAGTTACTCAGGTGGAGGCAGTAGCCCAGGACCAGTTCCAGGGAGCTGCACGGGCCTGGATGGCAGGCACCCTCCAGCTGGGGCGGGCACTGCGTCCTCGCGGCCTCTGGGGCTTCTATGGCTTCCCTGACTGCTACAACTATGACTTTCTAAGCCCTAACTACACCGGCCAGTGCCCATCAGGCATCCGTGCCCAAAATGACCAGCTAGGGTGGCTGTGGGGCCAGAGTCGTGCCCTCTACCCCAGCATCTACATGCCCGCAGTGCTGGAGGGCACAGGGAAGTCACAGATGTATGTGCAGCACCGTGTGGCTGAGGCATTCCGTGTGGCTGTGGCTGCTGGTGACCCCAATCTGCCAGTGCTGCCCTATGTCCAGATCTTCTATGACATGACAAACCACTTTCTGCCCCTG GATGAGCTGGAGCACAGCCTGGGGGAGAGTGCGGCCCAGGGGGCAGCTGGAGTGGTGCTCTGGGTGAGCTGGGAAAATACAAGAACCAAG GAATCATGTCAGGCCATCAAGGAGTATATGGACACTACCCTGGGGCCCTTCATCCTGAATGTGACCAGTGGGGCACTTCTCTGCAGTCAAGCCCTGTGCTCCAGCCATGGCCGCTGTGTCCGCCGCCCCAGCCACCCTAAAGCCCTCCTCATTCTTAACCCTGCCAGTTTCTCCATCCAGCTCACGCCTGATGGTGGACCCCTGAGCCTGCGGGGTGCCCTCTCACTTGAAGATCAGGCACAGATGGCCGTGGAGTTCAAATGTCGATGCTACCCTGGCTGGCAGGGACCGTGGTGTGAGCAGAAGAGCATGTGGTGA
- the HYAL1 gene encoding hyaluronidase-1 isoform X3: MRPFSPKVVLDHSRAMAAHLLPICTLFLTLLDMAQGSRGPLLPNRPFATVWNANTQWCLERHSVDVDVSIFDVVANPGQTFRGPDMTIFYSSQLGTYPYYTPTGEPVFGGLPQNASLIAHLARTFQDILAAIPAPDFSGLAVIDWEAWRPRWAFNWDTKDIYRQRSRALVQAQHPDWPVTQVEAVAQDQFQGAARAWMAGTLQLGRALRPRGLWGFYGFPDCYNYDFLSPNYTGQCPSGIRAQNDQLGWLWGQSRALYPSIYMPAVLEGTGKSQMYVQHRVAEAFRVAVAAGDPNLPVLPYVQIFYDMTNHFLPLESCQAIKEYMDTTLGPFILNVTSGALLCSQALCSSHGRCVRRPSHPKALLILNPASFSIQLTPDGGPLSLRGALSLEDQAQMAVEFKCRCYPGWQGPWCEQKSMW; this comes from the exons ATGAGGCCCTTCAGCCCCAAG GTTGTCCTCGACCACTCCCGTGCCATGGCAGCCCACCTGCTTCCCATCTGCACCCTCTTCCTGACCTTACTTGATATGGCCCAAGGCTCTAGGGGCCCCTTGCTACCCAACCGGCCCTTCGCCACCGTCTGGAATGCAAACACCCAGTGGTGCTTGGAGAGGCACAGCGTGGACGTGGATGTCAGTATCTTCGATGTGGTAGCCAACCCAGGGCAGACCTTCCGTGGCCCTGACATGACAATTTTCTATAGCTCTCAGCTGGGCACCTATCCCTACTACACGCCCACTGGGGAGCCTGTGTTTGGTGGTCTGCCCCAGAATGCCAGCCTGATTGCCCACCTGGCCCGCACATTCCAGGACATCCTGGCTGCCATACCTGCTCCTGACTTCTCAGGGCTGGCAGTCATCGACTGGGAGGCATGGCGCCCACGCTGGGCCTTCAACTGGGACACCAAGGACATTTACCGGCAGCGCTCACGGGCTCTGGTACAGGCGCAGCACCCTGATTGGCCAGTTACTCAGGTGGAGGCAGTAGCCCAGGACCAGTTCCAGGGAGCTGCACGGGCCTGGATGGCAGGCACCCTCCAGCTGGGGCGGGCACTGCGTCCTCGCGGCCTCTGGGGCTTCTATGGCTTCCCTGACTGCTACAACTATGACTTTCTAAGCCCTAACTACACCGGCCAGTGCCCATCAGGCATCCGTGCCCAAAATGACCAGCTAGGGTGGCTGTGGGGCCAGAGTCGTGCCCTCTACCCCAGCATCTACATGCCCGCAGTGCTGGAGGGCACAGGGAAGTCACAGATGTATGTGCAGCACCGTGTGGCTGAGGCATTCCGTGTGGCTGTGGCTGCTGGTGACCCCAATCTGCCAGTGCTGCCCTATGTCCAGATCTTCTATGACATGACAAACCACTTTCTGCCCCTG GAATCATGTCAGGCCATCAAGGAGTATATGGACACTACCCTGGGGCCCTTCATCCTGAATGTGACCAGTGGGGCACTTCTCTGCAGTCAAGCCCTGTGCTCCAGCCATGGCCGCTGTGTCCGCCGCCCCAGCCACCCTAAAGCCCTCCTCATTCTTAACCCTGCCAGTTTCTCCATCCAGCTCACGCCTGATGGTGGACCCCTGAGCCTGCGGGGTGCCCTCTCACTTGAAGATCAGGCACAGATGGCCGTGGAGTTCAAATGTCGATGCTACCCTGGCTGGCAGGGACCGTGGTGTGAGCAGAAGAGCATGTGGTGA